In Salmo salar chromosome ssa24, Ssal_v3.1, whole genome shotgun sequence, the following proteins share a genomic window:
- the LOC106585319 gene encoding LOW QUALITY PROTEIN: protein dispatched homolog 3 (The sequence of the model RefSeq protein was modified relative to this genomic sequence to represent the inferred CDS: inserted 1 base in 1 codon; substituted 1 base at 1 genomic stop codon): protein MAWDPTWLTSMVLLSLAITHPQFYWYVDESLAPDRLSSSLLHIEIQFGAPLLSYCSLXDRPEEQRSRFRNFVVQYADILAQQSTSQVKVLYGGTELFDNEVRQTFYRDMLLALISGGCITLLVYFLTSFSSLFMEKPHLLHSPTHTTPSVAWFHAQQHTKHFLHHNSINLLRILLLYLFMTGPLLTVYVSKLGVGTSITLYRFALNTRMPSPWKSLSPRNGEVPSFQAYIEPHSNFSTHMTVCVSHPSPRWMITSQSCDPRHGWRSEFSFYVASAEQQHSRRLYFAQHNLSPHPSRVCAEPSGCVISSGPDGPTRGYFYTLLPTDSTSTKRSRTSGFNPCSVGGCGQPAVRSLVDTGAMVFGILGVNRSQRTDNHVIGDMGSVILDPNFDIFQEIGHLCQICKVISANKQLVKPGRAQCLPSGNKLSSILPLLHPDCHSLPEPNLLPGQLSHGAVGTHGGRVRWLSMAFESTTYKGKSSFQTRSDFLQWETFLQEQLSALPESSALRRGFQTCVESALCSLLLSLAICVAAVSVFTTHTLLLLPILLTIMGVICLVVAIMNWLGWELGXAISLSILVGSSVEGYLLAGETLPATPEHTMDLSAKRQRRTLDAVNHVGVAIVSSAVPTVISTILLFFCVIVPFAKFGQIVAINTVVSILFTLTVTAAMLATMGPANFHRPPGAVLKASLAVLGTTAFGVALCWATRTSPWHTVVTM from the exons ATGGCATGGGACCCAACCTGGCTGACATCCATG GTGCTCTTGAGTCTAGCGATCACCCACCCACAGTTCTACTGGTATGTGGATGAGAGTCTGGCCCCTGAccggctctcctcctctctcctgcacATTGAGATCCAATTTGGAGCTCCGCTGCTCTCTTACTGCTCCCTCTAGGACCGGCCTGAGGAGCAGAGAAGCCGCTTCAGGAACTTTGTGGTTCAGTACGCTGACATCCTGGCTCAGCAGTCCACCAG CCAGGTGAAGGTGTTGTATGGGGGCACAGAGCTGTTTGATAACGAGGTGAGACAGACCTTCTACAGAGACATGTTGCTGGCGCTGATCAGTGGAGGCTGCATCACTCTGCTGGTCTAtttcctcacctccttctcaa GTCTGTTCATGGAGAAACCTCATCTTCTGCACAGCCCTACCCATACTACCCCCTCCGTGGCTTGGTTTCACGCCCAGCAACACACCAAGCACTTCCTCCATCACAACAG TATTAATCTACTGCGTATACTACTACTGTATCTTTTCATGACAGGGCCTCTGCTGACCGTTTATGTCTCTAAGCTGGGTGTAGGCACTTCTATCACTCTGTACCGCTTCGCTCTGAATACTCGCATGCCCTCGCCTTGGAAAAGCCTCAGTCCTAGGAATGGAGAAGTTCCATCTTTTCAG GCTTACATTGAACCTCACAGCAACTTCAGCACccacatgactgtgtgtgtgtcccaccccAGCCCTCGCTGGATGATCACTTCCCAGTCATGTGACCCACGCCACGGCTGGAGGTCAGAGTTCAGCTTCTATGTGGCATCGgctgagcagcagcacagcag GAGGCTGTATTTTGCCCAGCACAACCTTAGTCCTCATCCAAGCCGAGTGTGTGCAGAACCATCTGGTTGTGTAATCAGCTCCGGGCCTGACGGACCCACACGGGGCTACTTCTACACACTGCTCCCCACAG ATTCCACCTCAACGAAAAGGTCCAGGACCTCCGGTTTTAACCCCTGTAGTGTTGGTGGCTGTGGCCAGCCAGCAGTCCGTTCTCTGGTTGACACTGGTGCCATGGTGTTTGGAATACTGGGAGTCAACCGCAGCCAACGCACAGACAACCACGTCATTGGGGACATG GGCAGTGTGATATTGGATCCAAACTTTGATATCTTCCAAGAGATTGGTCATCTCTGCCAAATCTGTAAAGTCATCAGTGCTAATAAACAGCTTGTGAAGCCGGGACGAGCCCAATGTCTACCCTCCG gcAACAAGCTTTCTTCTATCCTGCCCTTACTCCACCCAGACTGCCACTCACTCCCTGAGCCCAACCTGTTGCCAGGCCAGCTGTCCCATGGGGCCGTGGGGACACACGGTGGCAGAGTGCGCTGGCTCTCCATGGCCTTTGAGTCT ACCACCTACAAGGGGAAATCCTCTTTCCAGACTCGCTCAGACTTCCTCCAATGGGAGACCTTCCTACAAGAGCAGCTCTCAGCTCTCCCAGAGTCCTCTGCTCTACGGAGAGGTTTCCAGACCT GTGTGGAGAGCGCCCTCTGCAGTCTGCTTCTGTCCCTGGCCATATGTGTGGCAGCTGTGTCTGTTTTCACTACCCATACGCTTCTGCTGCTGCCAATACTGCTCACCATTATGG GGGTCATCTGTCTGGTGGTGGCCATCATGAACTGGCTGGGCTGGGAGTTGG GGgccatctctctgtccatcctaGTGGGCTCCTCAGTGGAGGGCTACCTGCTGGCTGGAGAGACCTTACCAGCCACACCAGAACACACCATG GATCTGTCAGCTAAAAGGCAGAGACGGACCCTAGACGCAGTGAACCACGTAGGAGTTGCCATAGTGTCCAGTGCTGTACCCACAGTCATTTCAAccatccttctcttcttctgtgtCATTGTGCCTTTTGCTAAATTTGGTCAGATCGTGGCCATAAACACAGTAGTGTCCATTTTGTTCACCCTGACTGTGACAGCAGCCATGTTAGCCACCATGGGCCCTGCCAACTTCCACAGGCCTCCCGGTGCCGTGCTGAAGGCCAGCCTGGCAGTACTGGGCACCACAGCCTTTGGCGTTGCCCTGTGCTGGGCAACTAGGACCAGTCCCTGGCACACAGTAGTCACCATGTGA